A window of Parambassis ranga chromosome 10, fParRan2.1, whole genome shotgun sequence contains these coding sequences:
- the spon2a gene encoding spondin-2a, giving the protein MMSSLHLTCGWLQQLLVVLMRLCLTFAGPLQPLDGTECTAKTPASYILVFTGHWSPQAFPKQYPLFRPPAQWSKLIAVSHNRHFRLWEEGAPASAGVQNFAELGVTVELMKEAKEARKKRMVGAMYRTAGIPNGIGHSSTEMLMQPRSSLVSLMVKMIPSPDWFVGVDSLNLCNGNEWKEEVTIDLQPYDAGTDSGFTFSSPNFPTSPPENITKITSQMPNHPANSFYYPRLKELPPIASIKITRQSRSPARQTPMSNHILPNSISPQRFSATPLDCEVSLWSSWGLCLGPCSRGGVRHRTRYILLRPANAGTPCPELEEQAECVPHSCMKRQ; this is encoded by the exons atgatgtcatcactacACCTGACCTGTGGTTGGCTGCAGCAGCTACTTGTTGTGCTCATGAGGCTTTGTCTCACTTTTGCTGGGCCTTTGCAACCGCTCGATGGGACAGAATGCACAGCCAAGACTCCTGCTTCCTACATCCTGGTCTTTACAGGTCACTGGAGCCCGCAGGCCTTCCCCAAGCAGTATCCGCTGTTCCGACCCCCTGCACAATGGTCCAAGCTCATAG cGGTCAGCCATAATCGTCATTTTCGGCTTTGGGAGGAGGGTGCTCCGGCCAGTGCAGGGGTGCAGAACTTTGCTGAACTCGGCGTGACGGTGGAGCTGATGAAGGAAGCCAAGGAGGCCAGGAAGAAACGAATGGTTGGCGCCATGTACAGAACAGCAGGCATCCCTAATGGCATCGGGCACAGCTCCACAGAGATGCTCATGCAGCCCCGCAGCTCACTG GTGTCCCTGATGGTTAAGATGATCCCCAGCCCTGACTGGTTTGTGGGTGTGGATAGCCTAAATCTCTGCAATGGCAATGAGTGGAAAGAGGAAGTAACCATCGACCTCCAGCCTTATGATGCCGGGACAGACAGCGGATTCACTTTCTCGTCTCCTAACTTCCCCACTAGCCCCCCAGAAAACATCACAAAG ATCACATCTCAGATGCCAAACCACCCGGCCAACTCTTTCTACTATCCACGCTTAAAGGAGCTCCCACCTATTGCCAGCATAAAGATCACTCGACAGAGCAGATCGCCTGCACGTCAGACCCCGATGTCTAATCACATTCTGCCCAACTCCATCAGTCCACAGCGCTTCTCAG CGACTCCGCTGGACTGTGAAGTGTCCCTCTGGTCATCTTGGGGTTTATGTCTAGGTCCGTGCTCCAGAGGTGGTGTTCGCCACCGCACACGTTACATCCTCCTGCGGCCAGCCAATGCTGGAACTCCCTGCCCAGAGTTGGAAGAACAGGCCGAATGTGTACCGCACAGCTGCATGAAGCGCCAGTAA